The proteins below are encoded in one region of Geomonas ferrireducens:
- a CDS encoding MDR/zinc-dependent alcohol dehydrogenase-like family protein → MGETMDAAVITGPGEAEVNRVPRPEPGAGEVLVALEGCGVCASNLPLWQGRPWFSYPALPGAPGHEGWGRVQALGDGAQGVKVGDRIAFLSNNAYAQFDLVRTDALVKIPPSLDDQPFPGEPVGCAMNVFRRSCIEPGQTVALIGAGFLGAIFTSLAAARGARVIAISRRSFALELARRCGAEETVLLDDHQRVMDRVREIAGERGCDRVIEATGHQWPLDLAGELVREGGKIIIAGYHQDGLRQVNLQLWNWKGIDVINAHERDARVYLEGMRAGIAAVESRMFPLGELITHSFPLAGLARAYRIMEERPDGFLKGMIRIGQ, encoded by the coding sequence ATGGGCGAGACCATGGACGCGGCGGTGATCACGGGACCGGGTGAAGCGGAGGTGAATAGGGTGCCGCGCCCCGAACCGGGTGCTGGCGAGGTGCTGGTCGCCCTTGAGGGGTGCGGCGTCTGCGCCTCGAACCTGCCGCTTTGGCAGGGGCGCCCCTGGTTCAGCTATCCGGCCCTTCCCGGCGCGCCGGGCCACGAGGGATGGGGAAGGGTGCAGGCGCTGGGGGACGGGGCGCAGGGTGTGAAGGTTGGGGACCGCATCGCCTTTCTCTCCAACAACGCCTACGCTCAGTTTGATCTGGTGCGCACCGACGCCCTGGTGAAGATCCCGCCATCCCTGGACGACCAGCCTTTCCCGGGCGAACCGGTCGGGTGCGCCATGAACGTCTTTCGCCGCAGCTGCATTGAGCCAGGGCAGACGGTGGCGCTGATCGGCGCCGGTTTTCTTGGGGCCATCTTCACTTCCCTTGCCGCCGCGCGCGGCGCACGGGTCATTGCCATCTCGCGTCGCAGCTTTGCGCTTGAGCTCGCCAGGCGCTGCGGCGCCGAAGAGACCGTGCTGCTCGACGACCACCAGCGGGTGATGGACCGGGTGCGGGAGATAGCCGGCGAGCGTGGGTGCGACCGCGTCATTGAGGCGACCGGTCATCAGTGGCCGCTGGACCTTGCCGGAGAGCTGGTCCGCGAGGGGGGCAAGATCATCATCGCCGGGTACCACCAGGACGGTCTGCGCCAGGTGAACCTCCAGCTCTGGAACTGGAAGGGGATCGACGTCATCAACGCGCACGAGCGCGACGCGCGGGTCTACCTGGAGGGGATGCGGGCGGGGATCGCCGCCGTTGAGTCGAGGATGTTCCCGCTCGGCGAACTCATCACGCACAGCTTTCCGCTTGCGGGGCTGGCACGCGCCTACCGGATCATGGAGGAGCGTCCCGACGGTTTTCTGAAGGGGATGATCCGCATCGGCCAGTAA
- a CDS encoding Gfo/Idh/MocA family protein: MKKKMALPRVGFLGTGWIGRHRMQAIALSGEAEVAAIADPCEENAREAAKLAPEAVLVEDLDALLELDLDAVVIATPSAGHCYQALRALDRGLAVFCQKPLGRNAEEAQLVVHAARSMNRLLGVDFSYRFADGIMKIHQLVSSGEIGQVYAADLTFHNAYGPDKPWFYDPELSGGGCLIDLGSHLVDLALWFFGYPEVRSVSSSIFAGGERLKTGSGKVEDYAVVSLVLEEGHAVRLACSWNVSAGRDAVIESSFYGTRGGVSFKNVQGSFYDFVAERFRGTASETISSPPDEWGGRCAVAWARQLRLGKGAFDPQAEHLVRVAQVLDQAYGR; encoded by the coding sequence ATGAAGAAGAAAATGGCATTGCCCAGGGTGGGTTTTCTGGGAACCGGCTGGATCGGCCGTCACAGGATGCAGGCCATTGCCTTGAGCGGCGAGGCGGAGGTCGCCGCGATCGCCGATCCCTGCGAGGAGAACGCGCGGGAGGCGGCGAAGCTTGCCCCCGAGGCGGTGCTGGTCGAGGACCTCGATGCGCTCTTGGAGCTCGACCTCGACGCAGTGGTGATCGCGACCCCTTCCGCCGGGCATTGCTACCAGGCCCTGCGCGCCCTGGACCGTGGGCTTGCCGTATTCTGCCAGAAGCCCTTGGGGAGAAACGCCGAGGAGGCCCAGCTCGTGGTGCATGCGGCCCGGTCGATGAACCGGCTTTTGGGGGTCGATTTCTCCTACCGTTTCGCCGACGGGATCATGAAGATCCACCAGTTGGTCAGCTCCGGTGAAATCGGTCAGGTCTACGCCGCTGACCTCACCTTCCACAACGCCTACGGCCCGGACAAGCCCTGGTTCTACGATCCCGAGCTTTCCGGTGGTGGCTGCCTGATTGATCTTGGCAGCCATCTGGTCGATCTCGCGCTCTGGTTTTTCGGCTACCCCGAGGTCCGCAGCGTCTCCAGCTCGATCTTCGCGGGCGGGGAGAGGTTGAAGACTGGGAGCGGCAAGGTCGAGGACTATGCGGTGGTGTCGCTCGTGCTGGAAGAGGGGCATGCCGTGCGCCTTGCCTGCTCCTGGAACGTCTCCGCGGGGCGCGACGCCGTCATCGAGTCGAGCTTCTACGGCACCCGCGGCGGCGTCAGCTTCAAGAACGTCCAGGGCTCCTTCTACGACTTCGTCGCCGAACGCTTCCGTGGCACCGCCTCGGAGACCATCTCCTCGCCTCCCGATGAGTGGGGTGGGCGCTGTGCCGTCGCCTGGGCGAGGCAGTTGCGGTTAGGCAAAGGCGCCTTCGACCCGCAGGCCGAGCACCTCGTGCGCGTGGCCCAGGTGCTGGACCAGGCGTACGGGAGATAG
- a CDS encoding glycosyltransferase family 4 protein, which yields MNEPVHTAGKGGKITPPGLVLMTADPIGGVWNYALELARGLSVHGVQVALATMGQPLSPEQRREVAEEGNLTLYESGYRLEWMDDPWRDVELSGEWLLSLEAELQPDLVHLNGYVHAALPWRSPCLVVAHSCVLSWYQAVRGKEAPQRLHEYRDRVTRGLAAAGLVAAPSAAMLEAIRRIYLPLPDAQVVYNARARTRFRPGRKEDFILTVGRVWDDAKNIAALVKNAYDLPWPVYVAGEINRPDGGSAAVEGVNRLGVLAPDALAPWYAAASVYALPARYEPFGLTVLEAALSGCALVLGDIPSLRELWDGAAVFVDPESPEALQGELCALCADRNRQARLGEKALERSRSFSAARMTAGYLDLYDRLREQA from the coding sequence ATGAACGAACCGGTCCACACAGCAGGGAAGGGGGGCAAAATCACGCCGCCGGGACTCGTCCTGATGACGGCCGACCCCATCGGCGGGGTCTGGAATTACGCCCTCGAACTCGCGCGCGGGCTCTCGGTCCATGGCGTGCAGGTGGCGCTGGCGACGATGGGGCAGCCGCTCTCACCGGAACAGCGGCGTGAGGTGGCCGAGGAGGGAAACTTAACCCTCTACGAAAGCGGGTACCGCCTCGAGTGGATGGACGATCCCTGGCGCGACGTCGAGTTGAGCGGGGAGTGGCTTTTATCGCTCGAGGCGGAACTGCAGCCTGATCTCGTGCATCTGAACGGCTACGTCCACGCAGCACTCCCCTGGCGAAGCCCCTGCTTGGTCGTCGCCCACTCCTGCGTTCTTTCCTGGTATCAGGCGGTGCGCGGTAAAGAGGCGCCGCAGCGTCTGCACGAATACCGCGACCGGGTGACCCGAGGACTCGCCGCGGCAGGACTGGTCGCGGCCCCATCGGCGGCCATGCTGGAAGCAATACGCCGCATCTACCTCCCGCTGCCGGACGCGCAGGTGGTCTACAACGCGCGGGCACGCACCCGCTTCCGTCCGGGGAGGAAGGAGGATTTCATCCTCACCGTGGGACGGGTATGGGACGACGCGAAGAACATAGCGGCGCTCGTGAAGAACGCCTACGACCTGCCGTGGCCGGTGTACGTGGCGGGTGAGATCAACCGCCCAGACGGCGGGTCCGCTGCGGTGGAAGGGGTGAATCGCCTCGGCGTCCTCGCTCCCGACGCGCTTGCCCCCTGGTACGCGGCGGCGTCGGTCTACGCGCTCCCCGCGCGCTACGAGCCTTTCGGACTCACCGTTTTGGAGGCGGCCCTCTCGGGGTGCGCCCTCGTTCTCGGCGACATCCCGAGCCTGCGTGAGCTGTGGGATGGGGCGGCCGTATTCGTCGACCCGGAGTCCCCCGAGGCACTGCAAGGCGAGCTCTGCGCTCTCTGCGCCGACCGTAACCGCCAGGCGCGCCTTGGGGA